One Nematostella vectensis chromosome 10, jaNemVect1.1, whole genome shotgun sequence genomic window carries:
- the LOC116616299 gene encoding potassium voltage-gated channel subfamily F member 1 isoform X4, whose translation MFFKIRILLLPIIGFGLRADNITICPKDLAVLQIYWNTLIPYIYPKNNTASEPEGELVEYFALASTFCGCGDQVKLNFTRMNVSSSAEIELFIRHSMPNIVPRLVFPVITKTGVNIQYLRRFLAFHRSPGPAILEYVQTNGGKISFTEMAVRSVPYLIIMVLIAISAGTLVWGIEMHKNSEQFSRPFPHGALNGVWWSFVTMTTVGYGDKSPVSVIGRMVGIIWMIVGTILMSLFNAQITAAFASNEIGQEVSLVGEKVALQLGTENFFSTETNLGGIYQELEIDAYATEFPTGPFKYFLVHDYIAVQQYPDETVKMVKTIHHEI comes from the exons ATGTTTTTTAAGATTAGAATCTTGTTACTGCCCATCATAGGGTTTGGACTTAGGGCCGACAATATCACCATTTGCCCAAAGGATCTAGCAGTGTTGCAAATCTACTGGAACACTCTTATTCCTTACATATATCCAAAGAATAACACAGCGAGCGAACCCGAAGGAGAGTTGGTGGAGTACTTTGCGTTGGCTTCTACATTCTGTGGTTGCGGTGACCAAGTCAAACTTAACTTTACGAGGATGAACGTGTCGTCATCAGCCGAGATAGAGCTGTTTATTCGACACTCCATGCCCAACATAGTACCGCGATTGGTGTTTCCCGTCATCACCAAAACTGGTGTGAATATACAATACCTGCGGAGATTTTTGGCATTTCACCGCTCGCCAGGACCGGCGATTCTTGAATATGTGCAAACGAATGGTGGCAAGATCAGTTTTACCGAAATGGCAGTGCGTTCTGTCCCATATCTTATCATTATGGTGTTAATAGCGATTTCTGCAGGCACTCTTGTTTGGGGCATT GAAATGCATAAAAACTCAGAGCAGTTCTCGCGACCATTTCCTCATGGGGCCCTTAACGGCGTATGGTGGTCTTTCGTCACTATGACAACAGTCGG GTATGGCGATAAATCCCCTGTGTCAGTCATAGGTCGCATGGTCGGCATAATTTGGATGATCGTGGGGACTATACTTATGTCGCTCTTTAACGCACAAATAACAGCAGCCTTCGCATCTAACGAAATCGGTCAGGAAGTATCTCTAGTTGGAGAAAAG GTGGCCTTGCAGTTGGGGACGGAGAATTTCTTCTCAACCGAGACTAACCTGGGGGGGATCTACCAAG AGCTTGAGATAGATGCATACGCCACAGAATTCCCAACCGGTCCATTCAAGTACTTTCTCGTCCACGACTATATTGCTGTGCAGCAGTATCCGGATGAGACCGTGAAAATGGTGAAAACAATACACCATGAG